Proteins encoded together in one Lathyrus oleraceus cultivar Zhongwan6 chromosome 5, CAAS_Psat_ZW6_1.0, whole genome shotgun sequence window:
- the LOC127078793 gene encoding uncharacterized protein LOC127078793, which translates to MSDKLYKGCLVEKQSKKSFISIMPMRSSRILEVVHSDVCESFEEHTIGGNRYFVLFVDEFSRKLWVYAIKRKDEVFEIFKRFKMLVENLSDKKIKHVPDTRRRKLDDKSEPMKLVGYHKIGAYMQFNSINQKIMMSRDIVIDENFAWDWNFGDPVDKLLMSYDFDEASSDVEVKDIVNIPVEVRVVDDIPDIVEVKNGVSSTSQRPQRTRARPTRLQDYKVTDDDKVTRDGELVHFALLADGESINYSEALNDKKWKSSMVEELQAIKRNNIWELIELSAHTKVIEEK; encoded by the exons ATGTCCGACAAACTTTATAAAGGTTGTCTAGTCGAAAAGCAATCTAAAAAGTCTTTCATTTCGATTATGCCAATGAGATCCTCCCGCATACTCGAAGTTGTACATTCAGATGTATGTGAATCTTTTGAGGAGCATACGATTGGTGGAAATAGGTATTTTGTTCTGTTTGTCGATGAGTTTAGTAGAAAGCTATGGGTCTATGCGATCAAGCGAAAGGATGAAGTATTtgaaatctttaagagattcaagatgcTTGTTGAAAACCTGAGTGATAAGAAGATCAAG CATGTTCCTGATACTAGAAGAAGGAAGCTTGATGACAAGAGTGAACCTATGAAGCTGGTAGGATATCATAAAATTGGTGCATACATGCAGTTCAATTCAATTAATCAGAAGATCATGATGAGTCGAGATATTGTGATTGATGAAAATTTTGCTTGGGATTGGAATTTTGGTGATCCAGTTGACAAGCTATTGATGAGCTATGATTTCGACGAAGCAAGTAGTGATGTCGAGGTCAAAGATATTGTTAATATTCCAGTCGAAGTCAGAGTAGTTGATGACATTCCCGACATAGTCGAAGTCAAAAATGGTGTATCTAGTACTAGTCAAAGACCTCAAAGAACTAGAGCTCGTCCAACCAGACTTCAAGATTATAAAGTGACTGATGATGATAAAGTCACACGAGATGGAGAATTAGTTCATTTTGCCTTACTTGCAGATGGTGAATCAATCAACTATAGCGAAGCCTTAAACGATAAAAAGTGGAAGTCATCTATGGTCGAAGAGTTACAAGCAATCAAAAGAAACAACATATGGGAGTTAATCGAATTGTCAGCACATACAAAAGTTATCGAAGAGAAGTAG